A genomic segment from Fusarium keratoplasticum isolate Fu6.1 chromosome 10, whole genome shotgun sequence encodes:
- a CDS encoding Aa-trans domain-containing protein has product MTTRRGGKEDTEEGLATLPSGAGEVDNDPTLAHDAVFGNITEKGPNYRDVGWLGSAALMMKSQIGLGVLSIPSAFDALGIIPGIICLLTVAALTSWSDYVIGMFKLRHREIWGIDDAAGLMFGKVGQEFLGVAFVLYTIFVAASGILGISISLNAMSTHGACTAVFVAVSSIAVFACSSIRTLANISWLAWGGNSSVYIVTIAAAVQDRPSEAPQEGVWVSDYKLSNNPSFADAISAICTFVFAYAGTPLFFPTAAEMRDPRQYTKALVLCQSTVTATYIIIGIMVYYYCGSYVASPALGSAGPVIKKIAYGLALPGLLAGATINAHAASKYPFIRFLRGSRHLTANTFTHWACWLGCTFTVSLSAYAIASGIPIFHALVSLVGALLGTLMCFQPMGCMWLYDNWSRGRSGKRTLGWTVQACVAVFVVVSGMFLTVAGTYGTVVGVIKAFKETKGAAAWSCADNSNSV; this is encoded by the exons ATGACAACAAGACGAGGTGGAAAAGAAGACACAGAGGAGGGACTCGCCACTCTGCCTTCCGGAGCGGGGGAAGTCGACAACGATCCTACACTCGCCCACGATGCAGTCTTTGGCAACATTACCGAGAAAGGACCCAACTACCGCGAC gTCGGATGGCTTGGCTCGGCTGCCCTCATGATGAAGTCCCAGAtcggcctcggcgtcctCTCGATCCCCTCCGCGTTTGACGCGCTGGGCATCATCCCGGGCATCATCTGTCTCTTAACCGTTGCAGCACTGACGAGCTGGTCGGACTATGTGATTGGCATGTTTAAGCTGAGGCATCGAGAGATCTGGGGCATTGATGATGCCGCTGGGCTCATGTTTGGTAAAGTTGGGCAAGAGTTCCTCGGCGTTGCGTTTGTTCTAT ATACCATCTTTGTTGCTGCGTCGGGGATTCTTGGCATCTCGATCAGTTTAAACGCCATGTCGACTCACGGAGCCTGCACCGCGGTCTTCGTCGCCGTGTCCTCCATCGCAGTCTTTGCCTGCAGCAGTATCCGAACACTGGCAAATATAAGCTGGCTTGCCTGGGGCGGC AACTCGTCAGTCTACATCGTCACCATCGCCGCAGCAGTCCAAGACCGTCCTTCAGAAGCCCCCCAGGAGGGAGTCTGGGTGTCCGACTACAAGCTCTCCAACAACCCCAGCTTTGCCGACGCCATCTCTGCCATCTGCACCTTTGTGTTTGCCTACGCCGGCACGccgctcttcttccccaccGCGGCTGAGATGCGAGATCCGCGGCAGTACACCAAGGCGTTGGTACTCTGCCAGTCGACCGTCACAGCTACGtacatcatcatcggcatcatgGTGTATTACTACTGTGGTTCTTATGTTGCTTCGCCGGCTCTGGGTTCTGCGGGGCCTGTTATTAAGAAGATTGCTTATGGACTTGCTCTCCCTGGTCTTCTTGCTGGTGCAACCATCAATGCCCAC GCCGCAAGCAAGTACCCGTTTATCCGCTTCCTCCGCGGATCGAGGCATCTAACCGCCAACACATTCACCCACTGGGCATGCTGGCTCGGCTGCACATTCACAGTCTCCCTAAGCGCCTACGCCATTGCAAGCGGTATCCCCATCTTCCACGCCCTCGTGTCGCTCGTGGGAGCCCTCCTAGGCACGCTCATGTGCTTCCAGCCGATGGGGTGCATGTGGCTGTACGACAACTGGAGCAGGGGCCGTTCCGGGAAGAGGACCCTCGGATGGACTGTCCAGGCCTGTGTTGCTGTGTTTGTCGTCGTCTCGGGAATGTTTCTCACAGTTGCTGGGACGTATGGGACTGTTGTTGGGGTCATCAAGGCTTTCAAGGAGACGAAAGGGGCGGCGGCTTGGTCGTGTGCCGACAACTCCAACTCTGTATAA